One stretch of Serinicoccus hydrothermalis DNA includes these proteins:
- the fmt gene encoding methionyl-tRNA formyltransferase: MRLVFAGTPDAAVPSLRALLASDHEVVGVLTRPDARAGRGRSLRPSAVREVAQEAGIPVLTPRSLRDPEVRDQLLAWAPDACPVVAYGLLVPPDLLALPRHGWVNLHFSLLPAYRGAAPVQHALRAGEDVTGAVTFLLEEGMDTGPVLGRLTETVRPRDTSGDLLARLADAGSHLLVGTLDALEAGAVVPQPQPADGVSLAPKVEVDDARVSWEQPVQAVDRLVRSCTPAPGAWSTFRGARLKLGPVHPVEGGPQDPAELAPGEVLVARDEVLVGTGSGPVRLGQVQAQGKRAMDATDWARGVHPEPGEVLGG; the protein is encoded by the coding sequence GTGCGTCTCGTCTTCGCCGGGACCCCCGACGCGGCGGTCCCCAGCCTGCGTGCCCTGCTCGCCTCCGACCACGAGGTCGTCGGTGTGCTCACCCGGCCGGACGCCCGCGCCGGGCGCGGCCGGTCGCTGCGCCCCTCAGCGGTCCGCGAGGTGGCCCAGGAGGCGGGCATACCCGTCCTCACGCCGCGGTCCCTGCGTGACCCGGAGGTGCGGGACCAGCTCCTCGCCTGGGCCCCCGACGCCTGCCCGGTCGTCGCCTACGGGCTCCTGGTGCCCCCCGACCTGCTCGCGCTGCCCCGGCACGGGTGGGTGAACCTGCACTTCTCGCTGCTGCCGGCCTACCGCGGCGCCGCCCCCGTGCAGCACGCGCTGCGGGCCGGGGAGGACGTCACCGGGGCCGTGACCTTCCTGCTCGAGGAGGGGATGGACACCGGTCCGGTCCTCGGCCGGCTCACCGAGACCGTGCGGCCGCGGGACACCTCGGGCGACCTGCTCGCGCGCCTCGCCGACGCCGGCTCCCACCTGCTGGTGGGCACCCTCGACGCGCTCGAGGCCGGCGCGGTCGTGCCGCAGCCGCAGCCGGCCGACGGGGTGAGCCTCGCGCCCAAGGTCGAGGTCGACGACGCCCGCGTGTCCTGGGAGCAGCCCGTCCAGGCGGTCGACCGGCTCGTGCGCTCCTGCACCCCCGCACCGGGGGCGTGGAGCACCTTCCGTGGTGCCCGGCTCAAGCTCGGACCGGTCCACCCCGTGGAGGGCGGGCCGCAGGACCCTGCGGAGCTCGCCCCGGGCGAGGTGCTCGTGGCACGCGACGAGGTCCTCGTCGGCACCGGCAGCGGGCCGGTGCGGCTGGGCCAGGTGCAGGCGCAGGGCAAGCGCGCCATGGACGCCACGGACTGGGCCCGCGGGGTCCACCCGGAGCCCGGTGAGGTGCTCGGTGGCTGA